One part of the Rutidosis leptorrhynchoides isolate AG116_Rl617_1_P2 chromosome 1, CSIRO_AGI_Rlap_v1, whole genome shotgun sequence genome encodes these proteins:
- the LOC139889927 gene encoding protein SEEDLING LETHAL 1, chloroplastic-like — protein sequence MEVWSSSSTSSRPPLSHHLFELTSTSSHHPLTSTLYFPIPLIRCCSSSSSTTSAAVPTQSGSISRLSAVSTSTSTSDTDTIPAIRLKKVEEPSTKGYTYNPPSKHLFQPTSKTALISPKPSPPPPISATNTTTELQEKLVYLDSFGIDLIPLLTAHPPLISTSLSHIKSTISFLSTTISLSPPALNRLTSLCPEILTLPLPSIISGVTFLLREAHVRTHHLRHVIHRRPRLLTSDVKTRLRPTLYFLQGTIGIAEINKHTHLLSCSVEDKFIPRIEYFHENIGISYDDTMLIFRRFPSLFCYSIKENLEPKFNYFVMEMGRDLKELVEFPQYFSFSLENRIKPRHLRCVEKGVCLPLPAMLRSSEKRFLERVEVCCDSSMPAKDSPFWYYRHTDD from the exons ATGGAGGTCTGGtcctcatcatcaacatcatcaaggCCACCACTGAGCCATCATCTCTTTGAATTAACTTCAACTTCTTCACATCATCCTCTTACTTCAACATTATACTTTCCTATTCCTCTTATCCGTTGTTGTTCTTCCTCCTCATCCACTACCTCCGCCGCGGTGCCGACACAATCCGGCAGCATAAGTAGACTTTCCGCCGTTTCCACTAGCACTTCAACCTCCGATACCGACACTATTCCTGCTATCCGTCTCAAAAAG GTGGAAGAACCAAGTACAAAAGGCTATACTTACAATCCACCATCCAAACACCTCTTTCAACCAACTTCCAAAACCGCTCTAATTTCCCCCAAACCCTCTCCACCACCGCCCATCTCCGCCACAAACACCACCACCGAACTCCAAGAAAAACTCGTTTACCTCGATTCATTCGGAATCGACTTAATCCCGCTCCTCACCGCCCACCCACCGCTCATCTCCACTTCTCTTTCCCACATCAAATCCACCATTTCCTTTCTCTCCACCACCATATCCCTCTCTCCGCCCGCCCTTAACCGCCTTACATCCCTTTGCCCCGAAATCCTCACCCTCCCACTTCCTTCCATCATCTCCGGCGTCACATTCCTCCTCCGCGAAGCCCACGTCCGCACTCACCACCTCCGCCATGTCATCCACCGCCGCCCAAGACTACTCACCTCCGACGTCAAAACTCGCTTACGCCCCACCCTCTACTTCCTCCAAGGTACAATCGGTATCGCAGAGATCAACAAACACACCCACCTTCTATCATGCTCCGTGGAAGACAAATTCATCCCACGTATCGAATACTTCCACGAAAACATAGGAATCTCGTACGATGACACAATGTTGATTTTCCGAAGATTCCCCTCGTTGTTTTGTTATAGTATAAAGGAGAATCTTGAACCGAAATTTAACTACTTTGTAATGGAAATGGGGAGGGATTTGAAGGAACTGGTGGAGTTTCCTCAGTACTTTTCGTTTAGTTTAGAGAATCGGATTAAACCAAGGCACCTTCGATGCGTGGAAAAGGGTGTCTGTTTACCGTTGCCAGCTATGTTGAGATCCAGTGAGAAGCGGTTTCTTGAACGGGTGGAGGTGTGTTGCGATTCTTCTATGCCGGCGAAAGATTCTCCATTTTGGTATTACAGACATACTGATGATTAG